ACGCCGCCGGCGGGAGACGAGAAGCCGCTGGCGGTCCAGCGCCTCGCGTTCGCCCTCCTGCTGCTGTTCTGCCTGACGATCCCGAGCAACTGGACGCAGGACGTGCCGGTCCGATACGCGTCGCGCCATCCCGGGATGACGCGAACGTGGCTCTACCCGTCCATCGACACCGCGCGGTACCGGACGACCACGCGATCGCCCGATCGCCGGATCACCCGATGATCCGATCGGCGATGACCATCCGCTGCACCTCCGACGTCCCCTGATAGATCTCCGTCGCGCGCACGTCCCTGAACAATCGCTCGACGAGGGAGCCGCGGCGGTAGCCGTGCGACGCGAGAATCTGCATCGCGCGATCGGCGGCTCGATGCGCCGCTTCCGAGGCGGCCAGCTTGGCCATCGAGGCCTCGAGGGTCGGCCGATCGGAACGGCCGCGCGCGTCGGCGGCTTTCAGCATCAGCATCCGCGCGGCGTCCAGCTCGGTGGCGCTGTCGGCGAGCATCCACTGAATCGCCTGGTAGTTGGCAATCGGCTGCCCGAACGCCTCGTGGCGTTTCGCATGCGCGATCGCCGCGTCCAGCGCGGCATGGCCGACGCCCAGCGCCTGCGCCGCGATGGCGACGCGGCCGCCGTCCAGCGCCCACATGGCGATCTCAAACCCGTCCCGCGGCCCGCCGAGCAGCGCGTCGCCGCCGACATGGACGTCCTGGAGTTCGAGATCGACGCAGCCCAGGCCGCGCATCCCGAGGGAGTCGTCCTTGCGCGTGCGGCGGATCCCGGGCGTGTCGAGCGGCACGACGAAGGCGCCGATGCCGCGGCCGCGGCTCCCCGGCTGCGTGGCGGCGAACACGATCGCCACGTCCGCCGCCTCCGCGTTCGCGACCCAGACCTTGCGGCCGTTCAGCACGTAGCCGCTGTCGTCCAGCCGCGCCGCGGTCTGCTGATTCGCCGCGTCCGACCCCGCCTGTTCTTCGGACAGCGCGAACGCGCCGATCGATGCCCCCGTGGCGAGGCGGCGCAGCCAGGTCTGCTGCTGCGCGCCGGTGCCGAACGCCGCGAGCGGTTCGGCGACGAGCGAGGTGTTGACGGTGGCGATCACCGACACCACGGCGCTGGCGTGCGCGAGCGCCTCGATCGCCAGCGCGTAGCTGACGTAATCGCGGCCGCCTCCACCCCACGCCTCCGGGATGGTCAGACCCATCAGGCCGCGGGATGCCACGTCCGCGATGAGCGACTTCGGAAACCGCCCGTCGGCATCGATCGCGGCCGCCTCCGGTGCGACCCGTTCCGCGGCGAATCGCGCGACGTCCTGCTGGAATGCCGCCTGCGCGGCGGTCAATTCGAAATCCATGACCTCCTATTGAACCATTTGCCGGGCCTGCCGTCTCATTGCGCCTGCGGCTCATCACGCTCGGCACCCTGGTCGCGGCCGGCGTCCTGCTGCACGGCGTTCGCGCGTACGCCATCGGCGAGGGATCCGGCGGCCGGCTGTTCGATTACGGGTGATTGCCGATGCAGCGGGACGGGAGGTCTGGGAAATGCGCTGCCAACAGACCGAATCGGCCGGCGGCGACGCGACGATTCACATTCCCATGACCACTGGAATGCGCCCGCGCCGCGCGACGCGGCCCACTGGGGCATCACGGTGCTTGCCGTGACCCGGTCGCGCGCAAGCACTCAGAAGACGCGCAACTACTGCCGCTCGGCGATCCGCCCGCGACGCGCCTCGTCGATCTCGTACTCGACCGCGTCGGCGTGGACGGTATAGCTCACGCCGCGCACGAGCGCCGGGGGCAGCGCCGGCGTGGGCCACGCGGAGCCGGGCTCCTGCCACCGCTGCACCGCCGCGAGATCCAGCTCCAGGCCCCGCACCTCGTACAGCTGCCACACCAGATCCCGCGTCAGCACGCCGCCGCGGCGCGAAGACTGGACGGTCACCTGTTCGATCACGTGGCGCGCGCGGCCGCGGCTGCCGAATGCCGGAATCGTCGAATGGCGCAGCATCAGGACCTGCGAGCGGCACAGCAGGTCGCCGGGCAGCGCCTGCTCGCGCGTCCGCCCGTTCTGGGTGATGGTGGCGCTGCGATCGTTGAACTGGATGGTCCAGCCCGTTCCGAGCTTGATCGGCTCGCCGCGCGACAGGCCGATGCGCGGGCAGGTCATCGCCGCGAACGCGGCGGCGCGATCGGCGGCGCTCAAGGGCGCGCAATACTTCTCCACCAGCGCCTGCGCGGCGCGCGCCGCCGGGCCGCTCCTGGCGGCCTTCGTGGCGGCAACCGCGTGGGCGCGGAGCAGGCCGCACGCGAGCACGGCGTCGCGCGTCACCCCCTTGCCTTCCGCGTACAGGAGCGCGAGCTGCTTCAGCGCCGCCGGCTCCGGGCCCTTGACCGCGCGCTCGGGTTCGAACACGTGCTGATGCAGCAGCGTCGCGGCCGTCGCGTAGTCCCCCCGCTTGACCGCCGTCCCCCACGAGTCCGCCGCGGCCGCCGGGACGACGCCGGCCGCGAGCAGCGCGATGGTGCAGAGTGTTCG
The genomic region above belongs to Vicinamibacterales bacterium and contains:
- a CDS encoding acyl-CoA dehydrogenase family protein; this encodes MDFELTAAQAAFQQDVARFAAERVAPEAAAIDADGRFPKSLIADVASRGLMGLTIPEAWGGGGRDYVSYALAIEALAHASAVVSVIATVNTSLVAEPLAAFGTGAQQQTWLRRLATGASIGAFALSEEQAGSDAANQQTAARLDDSGYVLNGRKVWVANAEAADVAIVFAATQPGSRGRGIGAFVVPLDTPGIRRTRKDDSLGMRGLGCVDLELQDVHVGGDALLGGPRDGFEIAMWALDGGRVAIAAQALGVGHAALDAAIAHAKRHEAFGQPIANYQAIQWMLADSATELDAARMLMLKAADARGRSDRPTLEASMAKLAASEAAHRAADRAMQILASHGYRRGSLVERLFRDVRATEIYQGTSEVQRMVIADRIIG